A genomic window from Mesosutterella faecium includes:
- a CDS encoding type II asparaginase, with translation MSALYRRIITLGVGLALAAGAQALPQVKILATGGTIAGTASSSTQMTGYKAGDLGIQVLINAVPQMKDFAEVSGEQIVKISSNNMTDAVLLRLAKRCNELLADPKVSGIVITHGTDTLEETAYFLNLTVHSDKPVVLVGAMRPATAISADGPLNLLNAVKLAADPQAKGRGVLIAMNDTIGGARDTTKTNTTNVATFKAPELGAMGYIAAGKNYFFNQSTRRHTSASEFDVTKLDALPRVDIVYSHANADRVPVDAFVKAGARGLVMAGSGNGSLHEWEEKGAAEAIKNGVVVVRSSRVGNGPVTVSVKRYTDEGFLNGGTLNPQKARILLQLALTRTHDPKEIQRIFDEY, from the coding sequence ATGTCAGCTTTGTATCGCAGGATCATAACTTTAGGCGTTGGTCTGGCTCTGGCCGCCGGAGCTCAGGCCCTGCCGCAGGTGAAAATTCTGGCAACAGGCGGCACCATTGCCGGAACCGCTTCGAGCTCGACCCAGATGACGGGCTACAAGGCGGGTGACCTGGGAATCCAGGTCCTCATCAACGCCGTCCCTCAGATGAAGGATTTCGCCGAGGTGTCCGGCGAGCAGATCGTCAAAATCAGCTCGAACAACATGACGGACGCGGTCCTGCTCCGGCTCGCGAAACGGTGCAATGAACTCCTGGCGGATCCCAAGGTTTCGGGCATCGTGATTACCCACGGCACCGACACGCTGGAAGAGACGGCGTACTTCCTCAACCTCACGGTCCACAGCGACAAGCCGGTGGTCCTGGTGGGCGCGATGCGCCCGGCCACCGCGATTTCCGCCGACGGGCCGCTCAACCTCCTCAATGCGGTCAAGCTCGCCGCCGACCCGCAGGCCAAAGGCCGGGGCGTCCTGATCGCGATGAATGACACGATCGGCGGGGCGCGCGACACGACGAAGACCAACACAACAAACGTCGCGACCTTCAAGGCCCCGGAGCTTGGCGCGATGGGCTACATCGCGGCCGGGAAGAACTATTTCTTCAATCAGTCCACCCGCCGCCATACCTCGGCGAGCGAATTCGATGTCACAAAGCTTGACGCCCTGCCGAGGGTCGACATCGTCTATTCGCACGCGAACGCGGACCGCGTTCCGGTCGACGCCTTTGTGAAGGCCGGGGCCAGGGGGCTCGTGATGGCGGGCTCGGGCAACGGCTCGCTGCACGAATGGGAGGAAAAGGGCGCCGCGGAGGCGATTAAGAACGGCGTGGTCGTCGTGCGCTCTTCCCGCGTGGGCAACGGCCCCGTCACGGTTTCCGTGAAGCGCTACACCGACGAGGGGTTCCTGAACGGCGGCACGCTCAACCCGCAGAAGGCCCGCATCCTGCTGCAGCTCGCCCTGACCCGGACGCATGACCCGAAGGAAATCCAGAGGATCTTCGACGAGTACTGA